A stretch of DNA from Candidatus Binatia bacterium:
ATGCGCCCGGCGGCCTTGACCTCGGCGTAGTCCCTGACCCGGCGCAGCAATCGGTTGGCGATCCGCGGCGTGCCGCGCGAGCGGCGGGCGATCTCCGACAACCCGCCGTCTTCTTCCTTGACGCCGAGGAGCGCGGCGGAGCGTTTGAGAATCTTCGCCAACGCCTCCGGCGCGTAAAAGTCGAGACGGAAGATCGCGCCGAAGCGGTTGCGCAGCGGCGAGGTGAGAAGTCCCGAGCGCGTGGTCGCGCCGACCAAGGTGAAGCGCTTGAGATCGAGCTTGATCGAGCGCGCGGAAGGCCCCTGGCCGATCATGAGGTCGATCTGATAATCCTCCATCGCCGGGTAGAGGACTTCTTCGACGACGTGATTGAGGCGGTGGATCTCGTCGATAAAAAGGATGTCGCC
This window harbors:
- the ruvB gene encoding Holliday junction branch migration DNA helicase RuvB, whose amino-acid sequence is GDILFIDEIHRLNHVVEEVLYPAMEDYQIDLMIGQGPSARSIKLDLKRFTLVGATTRSGLLTSPLRNRFGAIFRLDFYAPEALAKILKRSAALLGVKEEDGGLSEIARRSRGTPRIANRLLRRVRDYAEVKAAGRITKKVTEEALRMLEVDPMGFDKMDTMLLLTLIDKFAGGPVGVETLAAAIGEEKDTIEDVYEPFLIQAGFLNRTPRGRVATALAYDHFGRKQDSTQTSAAKKQPTLF